The following proteins come from a genomic window of Ignavibacteriales bacterium:
- a CDS encoding type II toxin-antitoxin system RelE/ParE family toxin: MKFKVNIVSSAEEDLVDIYKYVYLNDSEEKAEKLYSKLYEKCLSLHEYPNRGHVPPELNLLGIDDFLELSYKPYRIIYQIIEKVVFIHCVLDGRRDMQKLLQERLMRE; the protein is encoded by the coding sequence GTGAAGTTCAAAGTTAATATCGTTTCCTCTGCCGAAGAAGATCTAGTTGATATTTATAAATATGTTTATTTAAATGATTCTGAAGAAAAAGCTGAGAAATTATACTCAAAATTGTATGAAAAATGTTTATCCCTTCATGAATATCCCAATCGTGGTCATGTCCCTCCAGAATTAAATTTACTTGGAATAGATGATTTCCTAGAGCTAAGCTATAAACCTTATCGTATTATTTATCAAATTATTGAGAAAGTAGTTTTTATTCACTGTGTCTTAGATGGTCGTAGAGATATGCAAAAACTATTACAAGAAAGATTAATGCGAGAGTAA
- a CDS encoding nuclear transport factor 2 family protein, producing the protein MSIKKLFVIIFIIIISSTILMANNSDFYYSKGDSTQMTPQEIIIAKEKAVLDRWITGDTAGFIEAAAEEITYFDPGLEKRCTGKKEFHNWIAAFNGTFSFPDYELLDPQVQMHGDVGILTFNFIGFMQDGSKEYFNTTEVYKLNEGDWKLISSHWSQTKPKR; encoded by the coding sequence ATGTCTATTAAAAAATTGTTTGTAATAATTTTTATAATCATAATTTCATCAACAATACTTATGGCAAACAATTCTGATTTCTATTATTCCAAGGGAGATTCAACACAGATGACACCACAAGAAATAATAATTGCAAAAGAAAAAGCAGTTCTAGACCGTTGGATAACCGGCGATACAGCTGGATTCATTGAAGCTGCCGCCGAAGAAATAACCTATTTTGATCCCGGCTTGGAAAAACGCTGTACAGGTAAAAAAGAGTTTCATAATTGGATTGCCGCTTTTAACGGTACATTCAGCTTTCCCGATTATGAATTGCTTGATCCGCAGGTTCAAATGCATGGGGATGTTGGTATTCTTACTTTCAACTTTATTGGATTTATGCAGGATGGTAGCAAAGAATATTTTAATACAACTGAAGTATACAAACTGAATGAAGGGGATTGGAAGCTTATAAGTTCTCATTGGTCACAAACTAAACCTAAACGATGA
- a CDS encoding type II toxin-antitoxin system Phd/YefM family antitoxin gives MKFSEAVKPISYLKTHASEVVRDVAANQKTLIITHNGEAKVILQDVKVYEKTQESIALLKILALSGRETKKGNYKTLEKSFVNVRNRINDFKRGQREVQS, from the coding sequence ATGAAATTCAGTGAAGCTGTTAAGCCAATTAGTTATCTAAAAACCCATGCTTCTGAAGTTGTCCGTGATGTAGCAGCAAACCAGAAAACATTGATTATTACACATAATGGTGAGGCAAAAGTAATTCTTCAAGATGTTAAAGTGTATGAAAAAACTCAAGAAAGTATTGCTTTATTAAAAATACTTGCATTGAGCGGACGAGAAACTAAAAAGGGTAATTATAAAACATTAGAAAAATCGTTTGTTAATGTTCGAAACCGCATAAATGATTTTAAACGGGGACAGCGTGAAGTTCAAAGTTAA